In Emys orbicularis isolate rEmyOrb1 chromosome 12, rEmyOrb1.hap1, whole genome shotgun sequence, one genomic interval encodes:
- the LOC135886565 gene encoding mast cell protease 3-like, whose product MLLLLFPMAFFLPPGAQAGEIIGGQEARPHSRPYMAFVKIEREGKGGSMCGGFLIREDVVVTAAHCNCNLGNISVLLGAHNFAIGELGRQKIWVRRRIPHPEFNDETFENDIMLLQAGQKDSSPAGQVEPRPQWVGQTEDLSPGTLRNKAKMTQTVGTISLSQETVKKGTVCSVAGWGQTSMKTNAQPSPTLQEVELMVMGKCMCLSRPYLHYVPSRMLCVGDPQERKAPFLGDSGGPLVCDGKATGIVSHGTGDGSTPSVFTKLSKYVCWIKKTLRKLKP is encoded by the exons atgctgctgctgctgttccccatGGCCTTTTTCTTgccccctggggctcaggctg GGGAGATCATTGGGGGACAGGAAGCCCGGCCTCACTCCAGACCCTACATGGCCTTTGTGAAaatagagagagaaggaaaaggaggaagCATGTGTGGAGGGTTCCTGATCAGGGAGGACGTGGTGGTGACAGCAGCTCATTGTAACTGCAACCTGGG TAACATCTCTGTACTGCTGGGGGCCCACAACTTTGCAATAGGTGAACTGGGGAGGCAGAAGATTTGGGTACGTCGCCGAATCCCTCACCCTGAATTCAATGACGAGACATTTGAAAATGACATCATGCTGCTGCAG GCTGGCCAGAAGGACTCCAGCCCCGCTGGGCAGGTGGAGCCCAGGCCACAGTGGGTGGGCCAGACAGAAGACCTCAGCCCCGGCACG CTGAGGAATAAGGCCAAGATGACCCAGACTGTGGGCACCATCTCCCTGTCCCAGGAGACGGTGAAGAAGGGGACAGTGTGCAGCGTGGCTGGCTGGGGCCAGACCAGTATGAAGACAAATGCCCAGCCCTCCCCAACCCTGCAAGAGGTGGAACTGATGGTCATGGGGAAATGTATGTGTCTGTCTCGGCCCTATCTGCACTATGTCCCGTCCAGGATGCTGTGCGTGGGGGACCCCCAGGAGAGGAAGGCACCATTCCTG GGTGACTCCGGGGGCCCCCTTGTCTGTGATGGGAAGGCTACTGGCATTGTCTCCCATGGCACTGGTGACGGGTCGACTCCCAGTGTGTTTACTAAGCTCTCCAAATACGTATGCTGGATCAAGAAAACTCTGCGCAAGCTGAAGCCTTAG